A stretch of the Clostridium botulinum genome encodes the following:
- the pflA gene encoding pyruvate formate-lyase-activating protein, with amino-acid sequence MKESNLIGRIHSFESMGLVDGPGIRNIVFFQGCPLRCSFCHNPDTWDFNGGYEISSEELVKKIIRFKPYFKNDGGVTFSGGEPLMQPKFLLETLKLCKENNIHTAIDTSGYGSKYLDEILKFTDLVLLDIKHIDEHNFKSLTGVSINKLFNFIAILNKSRCRVWIRHVVVPGITDSLDHIESLKSIIKTIRNVDKIELLPYHTLGLHKYENLNFDYKLKDLKPMDKTKLKILQETLNKI; translated from the coding sequence ATGAAAGAATCTAATTTAATTGGAAGAATTCATTCTTTTGAAAGCATGGGACTTGTAGATGGTCCTGGTATTAGAAATATAGTTTTTTTTCAAGGTTGTCCTTTAAGATGTTCTTTCTGTCATAATCCTGACACTTGGGACTTTAATGGTGGATATGAAATTTCTTCAGAAGAATTAGTAAAAAAAATTATTCGTTTTAAACCATATTTTAAAAATGATGGAGGTGTAACCTTTTCAGGTGGTGAACCTCTTATGCAACCTAAATTTTTATTAGAAACTTTAAAGCTATGCAAGGAAAATAATATTCATACAGCTATTGATACTTCAGGATATGGTAGTAAATACTTAGATGAAATATTAAAATTTACGGATTTAGTTCTTCTAGATATTAAACACATAGATGAACATAATTTTAAATCCTTAACCGGCGTTTCTATAAATAAGCTCTTTAACTTTATAGCTATACTAAATAAATCTAGATGCCGAGTATGGATTCGTCATGTTGTTGTTCCAGGTATAACTGATTCATTAGATCATATTGAATCTTTAAAGAGTATTATTAAAACAATACGTAATGTGGATAAAATAGAGTTATTGCCTTATCACACTTTAGGTTTGCATAAATATGAAAATTTGAATTTTGACTATAAGTTAAAAGATTTAAAACCTATGGATAAAACTAAACTTAAAATTTTACAAGAAACTTTGAATAAAATATAA
- a CDS encoding carbon starvation CstA family protein has translation MFSFLGGVLVLILGFIFYSKFVEKQLDVDKNRQTPAYSVNDGVDFIPMATWKAYLVQFLNIAGLGPVFGALMGALYGPVAFLWVIFGCILGGAVHDYVSGMISLEHRGISLSEIYGIYLGKNVQRVMRFLTIFFSIIVGVVFVSGPAALLAQIVPGSFGIKFWIGIIFIYYFIATILPIDVVIGNLYPVFGICLVVMALGVGGGIVCGGYNIPEIQLMNFHPKGVSMWPMMFVTIACGAISGFHATQSPMIARCLKNEKHGRHVFYGAMITEGIVGLIWVAAGLAFYNGVPGLESVLDKGGAAAAVFQITRGLLGSVGGFLAILGVVVCPITTGDTAFRGARLMLADILNYPQKSIKNRLVLAVPMFVVGVFLTFVKFPILWRYMGWLTQAFAMMTLWACSVYIYKKGKNYFIAIIPATFMTAVSVSYILQAPEGFRLSALFSNVVGIIVAVLFDLLFYKRVGKSNIKSCSLVNKI, from the coding sequence ATGTTTTCATTTTTAGGGGGAGTATTAGTTCTTATACTGGGTTTTATATTTTATTCTAAGTTTGTTGAAAAGCAACTTGATGTAGATAAAAATAGACAAACTCCAGCATATTCTGTTAATGACGGAGTAGATTTTATCCCTATGGCTACATGGAAGGCTTATTTAGTGCAGTTTTTGAATATTGCAGGGTTAGGACCTGTATTTGGGGCTTTAATGGGTGCACTTTATGGACCAGTAGCATTTTTATGGGTAATATTTGGATGTATTTTAGGGGGTGCTGTTCATGATTATGTATCTGGAATGATATCATTAGAACATAGGGGTATAAGTCTTTCTGAAATATATGGGATTTATTTAGGAAAAAATGTTCAGAGGGTAATGAGATTTTTAACTATATTTTTCAGTATAATTGTAGGGGTTGTATTTGTTTCTGGGCCAGCAGCACTTTTAGCACAAATAGTACCAGGAAGTTTTGGAATTAAGTTTTGGATAGGAATTATATTTATATACTATTTTATAGCAACTATACTTCCTATTGATGTGGTAATTGGAAATCTATATCCTGTATTTGGTATATGTCTTGTAGTTATGGCATTAGGTGTTGGGGGAGGAATAGTATGTGGAGGGTATAACATACCTGAAATTCAACTTATGAACTTTCATCCAAAAGGAGTTTCAATGTGGCCAATGATGTTTGTAACAATTGCATGTGGCGCTATTTCAGGATTTCATGCAACTCAATCACCAATGATAGCAAGGTGTTTAAAAAATGAAAAACATGGAAGACATGTATTTTATGGTGCAATGATTACAGAGGGGATAGTAGGACTTATATGGGTAGCAGCAGGATTAGCATTTTATAATGGTGTTCCAGGCCTTGAGTCAGTTTTAGACAAGGGAGGAGCTGCAGCCGCAGTATTTCAGATAACAAGAGGATTATTAGGCTCGGTTGGAGGATTTCTTGCTATACTTGGTGTTGTGGTTTGTCCAATAACTACAGGAGATACGGCTTTTAGGGGTGCAAGATTAATGTTAGCAGATATATTAAATTATCCTCAAAAAAGTATTAAGAATAGGTTAGTGCTTGCAGTACCTATGTTCGTAGTTGGAGTATTTTTAACATTTGTGAAATTTCCTATATTATGGAGATATATGGGGTGGTTAACACAAGCTTTTGCTATGATGACTTTATGGGCGTGTTCGGTATATATTTATAAAAAGGGGAAGAATTATTTTATAGCAATTATACCTGCGACTTTTATGACAGCAGTATCAGTAAGTTATATTTTACAGGCACCAGAAGGATTTAGATTATCAGCATTATTTTCAAATGTGGTAGGGATAATAGTAGCTGTATTATTTGATTTGTTATTCTATAAAAGAGTAGGTAAATCAAATATAAAGTCGTGTAGTTTAGTAAATAAAATTTAA
- a CDS encoding ATP-binding cassette domain-containing protein codes for MQKDEGIQISGGQWQQLIFSRTLVKNPSIYILDEPSAGLDIYSEKNMYELIDEIEDSMKIIVTHRLFTINKEKYRAIVIQDGEIVEIGEVKDLMNSESIYKNMYNDMLRK; via the coding sequence ATGCAAAAAGATGAAGGAATTCAAATTTCAGGAGGACAGTGGCAGCAACTTATATTTTCAAGGACACTTGTTAAAAATCCAAGTATTTATATTTTAGATGAACCAAGTGCTGGTTTGGATATTTATTCTGAAAAAAACATGTATGAATTAATTGATGAAATTGAGGATAGCATGAAAATAATAGTAACACATAGACTTTTTACAATAAATAAGGAAAAATATAGAGCTATTGTTATTCAAGATGGAGAGATTGTAGAAATAGGTGAAGTTAAAGATTTGATGAATAGTGAAAGCATATATAAAAATATGTATAACGATATGCTGAGAAAATAA
- a CDS encoding DinB/UmuC family translesion DNA polymerase gives MERVILHVDYKIACDILDSIEFSKEIRLIGISVSSLKEVAAQQLALF, from the coding sequence TTGGAGAGAGTAATTTTACATGTAGATTATAAAATAGCATGTGACATTCTTGATTCAATAGAATTTAGTAAGGAAATTAGACTTATTGGCATATCGGTATCTTCCTTGAAAGAGGTTGCAGCACAGCAATTAGCTTTATTTTAG
- a CDS encoding GNAT family N-acetyltransferase produces MINNKGTITLETERLILRRFRENDAIGMYENWASDSQVTKYLSWQTHNSIKESRGIIGSWIKDYHKKEFYQWVIQLKDNNKVIGSISLFNVDNHNENCELGYCISRLFWNKGIVTEATSAVLGFAFENVGFKRITACHDINNPASGRVMEKCGLKYEGTLRKIIKNNKGELKDHKYYSILMEDYFNKNEESICE; encoded by the coding sequence ATGATAAATAATAAGGGGACAATAACTTTAGAAACGGAAAGACTTATATTAAGAAGATTTAGAGAAAATGATGCAATAGGTATGTATGAAAATTGGGCATCTGATTCACAGGTTACTAAGTATTTAAGTTGGCAAACACACAATAGTATAAAAGAAAGTAGGGGGATTATTGGTTCATGGATAAAAGATTATCATAAGAAGGAATTTTATCAATGGGTAATACAGTTAAAAGACAATAATAAAGTAATAGGGAGCATTAGTCTTTTTAATGTTGATAATCATAATGAAAATTGTGAACTTGGTTATTGTATAAGTAGATTATTTTGGAATAAAGGAATAGTCACAGAAGCAACTTCAGCTGTACTTGGTTTTGCTTTTGAAAATGTAGGATTTAAGCGTATTACAGCATGTCATGATATAAATAATCCAGCATCAGGGCGTGTTATGGAAAAGTGTGGACTAAAGTATGAAGGAACTTTAAGAAAGATAATTAAGAATAATAAAGGGGAACTTAAGGATCATAAGTATTATTCAATTCTTATGGAAGACTATTTTAATAAAAATGAGGAAAGTATTTGTGAATAG
- a CDS encoding ATP-binding cassette domain-containing protein has translation MQIDLKNISYQYSGKNKILNDISMTISEGVYGFLGENGAGKTTLIKLLATLNPIQKGSIIIDGLSIEKDYLNIRKRLGYLPQNIEFFEGLSVYDMLEYICLLKGLKYNPYEEIKKLLMMFNLIDKKDDKISSLSGGMKQRLGIVQAFLGNPSLVILDEPTVGLDPTERLNFRNRINELSKDRIIIISTHIISDISVIAENIGIMKKGELHYNGKVEELLRDVSGKICVEKHKTDEVIDQSLYENIISINRMSDYLEVRYIKDKESDAGYQVKPNLEDAYFYIMKEKSHE, from the coding sequence ATGCAGATAGACTTAAAAAATATTTCATATCAATATAGTGGAAAAAATAAAATTTTAAATGACATTTCTATGACTATTTCTGAAGGGGTTTATGGATTTTTAGGAGAGAACGGTGCAGGAAAAACAACACTTATAAAGCTCTTAGCTACATTAAATCCTATTCAAAAAGGTAGTATTATAATTGATGGCTTATCTATAGAAAAAGATTATCTTAATATAAGAAAAAGACTTGGATATTTACCACAGAATATTGAATTTTTTGAAGGGTTAAGTGTATACGATATGCTTGAATATATCTGTCTTTTAAAAGGCTTAAAGTATAATCCCTACGAAGAAATAAAAAAACTTTTAATGATGTTTAATCTTATAGATAAAAAAGATGATAAAATATCCAGTTTATCAGGGGGAATGAAACAGCGTCTAGGAATTGTTCAAGCCTTTTTAGGAAATCCTTCTCTTGTTATTCTTGATGAACCCACAGTTGGTCTTGATCCAACCGAAAGACTTAATTTCAGAAACAGGATAAATGAATTATCAAAGGACAGGATTATAATTATATCAACCCATATAATTTCTGATATATCTGTAATTGCTGAGAATATTGGTATAATGAAAAAAGGAGAACTTCATTATAATGGAAAAGTAGAAGAACTTTTAAGAGATGTTTCAGGAAAAATATGTGTAGAAAAACATAAAACTGATGAAGTTATAGATCAAAGTCTATATGAAAATATAATATCAATAAATAGAATGAGTGATTATCTCGAGGTGAGATATATTAAAGATAAAGAGAGTGATGCAGGGTATCAGGTAAAACCAAATCTTGAGGACGCATATTTTTATATAATGAAGGAGAAATCCCATGAATAA
- a CDS encoding LD-carboxypeptidase has protein sequence MHNVNYRWIQFKLDSSIYRYIDYEAFKKDPKIIIGYSDVTAILLGIYAKR, from the coding sequence ATGCATAATGTCAACTATAGGTGGATACAATTCAAACTCGATTCTTCCATATATAGATATATAGATTACGAAGCTTTTAAGAAAGATCCAAAGATAATTATAGGATATTCAGATGTTACAGCAATTTTACTTGGAATATATGCAAAAAGATGA
- a CDS encoding trypsin-like serine protease: MYCKYCNCHNNTSIDSKISYICLNEYEYFFNKSNVLGIGLGYKIINGFSTLEKCIGVFVTKKLPENQLTPQNKIPKTYKGIKTDIIQSNTVTASSLTNKIRPVICGYNIGSSINDETGTLGCLVTDGKFNYILTNYHVITNKENPPIGTPILQPGLSYKGKLPDDTIATLAKYIPVKFATSPQHRPPNLVDCAIGKLSNHSSVSAKVALLGLPNGVSSPTLGQSVQKTGCESEKTTGKITYISVSILANMSGKQALFKNQIVTTLMSKDGDSGAILFDEHMNALGLLIGADDSHTVYNSITDVINNLNVKIVTK; this comes from the coding sequence ATGTATTGTAAATATTGTAATTGTCATAACAATACCTCAATTGATAGTAAAATTTCTTATATTTGTCTAAATGAGTATGAATATTTTTTTAATAAATCTAACGTCTTAGGTATCGGCTTAGGCTATAAAATAATAAATGGATTTTCAACTTTGGAAAAATGTATAGGGGTTTTTGTAACTAAAAAACTTCCTGAAAATCAACTAACTCCCCAAAATAAAATTCCTAAAACTTATAAAGGAATAAAAACCGACATTATACAAAGTAACACAGTAACAGCTTCTTCTCTTACAAATAAAATTCGTCCGGTAATTTGTGGATATAATATAGGCTCATCAATTAATGATGAAACTGGAACTTTAGGTTGTTTAGTAACTGATGGAAAATTTAATTATATATTAACTAACTATCATGTAATTACTAATAAAGAAAATCCACCCATAGGAACTCCTATATTACAACCTGGTCTTTCTTATAAAGGAAAACTTCCTGACGATACAATTGCAACTTTAGCAAAATATATTCCTGTAAAATTTGCAACCTCACCTCAACATCGTCCCCCAAATCTTGTAGATTGTGCTATAGGAAAATTATCTAATCACTCCTCAGTCTCTGCGAAAGTTGCCCTTCTTGGACTTCCTAATGGTGTATCTTCTCCAACACTTGGGCAAAGTGTTCAAAAAACAGGCTGTGAAAGTGAAAAAACGACTGGTAAGATAACTTATATTTCAGTAAGTATACTTGCAAATATGTCAGGGAAACAAGCTTTATTTAAAAATCAAATAGTCACAACTTTAATGTCAAAAGATGGAGATTCGGGTGCTATATTATTTGATGAGCACATGAATGCTTTAGGTCTTTTAATAGGTGCTGACGATTCTCATACCGTTTATAACTCTATAACAGATGTTATAAATAATCTGAACGTTAAAATTGTAACTAAATAA
- a CDS encoding GNAT family N-acetyltransferase: protein MNNFSSEKNQWKNKNSSKIMIRKAVKEDSKVLIEYINKVGGESDFLTFGLGEYTRTVEEEESFIEDTLKKDNAYFIVAEDNEKIVGNLNFAGGLRERNAHVGEFGVSVLKEYWGQGIGEKLINSLIKWSKESNIIRKINLKVREDNYGAIKLYKKLGFIKEGILTREFRVNGEFFDAILMGLNID from the coding sequence ATGAATAATTTTTCTAGTGAAAAAAATCAATGGAAAAATAAAAATAGTAGCAAAATCATGATTAGAAAGGCGGTGAAGGAAGATTCAAAAGTTCTAATTGAGTATATCAATAAAGTTGGAGGAGAATCGGATTTTTTAACATTTGGTTTAGGAGAATATACAAGAACAGTTGAAGAAGAAGAAAGCTTTATAGAAGATACATTAAAAAAGGACAATGCATATTTTATTGTTGCTGAGGATAATGAAAAAATAGTTGGCAATTTAAATTTTGCAGGGGGATTAAGAGAAAGAAATGCTCATGTAGGGGAATTTGGAGTAAGTGTTTTGAAGGAATATTGGGGACAAGGCATAGGAGAAAAACTTATAAATTCTCTAATTAAGTGGAGCAAGGAATCAAATATAATTAGAAAAATAAATTTAAAGGTTAGAGAAGATAATTATGGGGCAATTAAATTATATAAAAAGCTTGGATTTATAAAGGAAGGAATATTAACAAGGGAATTTCGTGTTAATGGAGAGTTCTTCGATGCTATATTAATGGGGTTAAATATAGACTGA
- a CDS encoding SdpI family protein, whose product MKIYFWIVNMIVPLIMIIFGCLFSKNAPKDINHIYGYRTYMSMLNKDTWEYAHKVCGTMWRNVGLILLIITLIIGVILRIPVEKAGVCLIIIDLVAMIGTLPIVEYKLKKKFDNYGKRK is encoded by the coding sequence ATGAAAATTTATTTTTGGATAGTAAACATGATAGTCCCATTAATTATGATAATTTTTGGATGCCTTTTTAGTAAAAATGCTCCTAAAGATATAAATCATATATATGGTTACAGAACTTATATGTCTATGCTTAATAAAGATACCTGGGAATATGCACATAAAGTGTGTGGAACTATGTGGAGAAATGTAGGGCTTATACTTTTAATAATTACATTGATTATAGGTGTTATTCTAAGAATACCAGTAGAAAAAGCAGGTGTATGTTTAATAATTATAGATTTAGTTGCAATGATAGGAACATTACCAATTGTAGAATATAAATTAAAAAAGAAGTTTGACAATTATGGAAAAAGAAAATGA
- a CDS encoding MATE family efflux transporter, with translation MRVNIFKNEEYKKINHIALPLILNNILSLIIELCDEGIMGRVSINSFAAVGIIETTVNSITGVLGALSIAFNIIGARCKGKKDLEGLNNNFVLNVVLSCIFGVIFFILVLFGGKSVLEIFYGFTGESLKENSNYLYIFSISLGLNMILFMFSSYLKIIDKTKYIFYGNVIAAISNVIFDYILVFGHVGFPKMGMIGNAIGSILALILNLVIYILVMLKFKLRLSINISIFRNFKKTIRLSIPLMGQEFLESTLIIIIVNSILSHIGTLEVAVYNLLFLIINIALMPMYGYSQAALTLISEKLNNEDYTLNVTTKCLILAEIFYVVISLLVMIFKYKIPCVITNDKELIKISIKYIYIVVICNVFYIPGTVFKHSIQSIGKEKWVFYISVIVNCITIGIILLFTAISKMGLYGVYFGMMIGYVILSFILFMKLYKLRC, from the coding sequence ATGAGGGTAAATATATTTAAAAACGAGGAATATAAAAAGATAAATCATATAGCTTTACCATTAATACTAAATAATATTCTATCACTTATAATAGAACTTTGTGATGAAGGAATAATGGGAAGAGTATCTATAAATAGTTTTGCAGCAGTGGGAATTATAGAAACTACTGTAAATAGTATAACGGGAGTACTTGGGGCATTATCTATAGCATTTAATATTATAGGGGCAAGATGTAAGGGCAAAAAAGATTTAGAAGGGTTAAATAATAATTTTGTACTTAATGTAGTATTAAGTTGTATATTTGGAGTAATATTTTTTATATTAGTTTTATTTGGTGGAAAAAGTGTATTAGAAATATTTTATGGATTTACAGGAGAGAGTCTTAAGGAAAATTCAAATTATTTATATATTTTTAGTATTTCATTAGGATTAAATATGATTTTATTTATGTTTTCATCATATCTGAAAATAATAGATAAGACTAAGTATATATTTTATGGAAATGTTATAGCTGCAATATCTAATGTAATATTTGACTATATCTTAGTTTTTGGACATGTTGGTTTTCCTAAAATGGGCATGATCGGAAATGCTATAGGTTCTATTTTAGCTTTAATATTAAATTTAGTGATTTATATACTTGTTATGCTGAAATTCAAGTTAAGATTATCAATAAATATAAGTATATTTAGAAATTTTAAAAAAACTATAAGATTGTCTATACCACTTATGGGACAAGAATTTTTGGAGTCAACATTAATTATTATCATAGTAAACTCTATTTTATCTCATATAGGAACATTAGAAGTGGCAGTCTATAATTTATTGTTTTTAATAATAAATATAGCATTAATGCCTATGTATGGGTATTCGCAAGCAGCGCTGACTTTAATAAGCGAAAAACTTAATAATGAAGATTATACTTTGAATGTTACTACTAAATGTCTTATATTAGCAGAAATTTTTTATGTAGTAATATCATTACTGGTAATGATTTTTAAATATAAGATTCCTTGTGTAATTACCAATGATAAGGAATTAATTAAAATTTCAATAAAATATATTTATATAGTTGTTATATGTAATGTATTTTATATACCAGGAACTGTATTTAAGCATAGTATTCAATCAATAGGAAAAGAAAAGTGGGTGTTCTATATTTCTGTAATAGTTAATTGTATTACTATAGGGATCATCTTATTGTTTACAGCAATTTCCAAAATGGGTTTATACGGAGTATATTTTGGTATGATGATAGGATATGTAATTTTATCATTTATATTATTTATGAAATTGTATAAGTTGAGATGTTGA
- a CDS encoding LD-carboxypeptidase, producing MKLKKGDTIAIFSPSTPITSICPKRFQRAKKYLEGKGFKIIEGNLTGKSDFYRSGSIKKRAAKLNELIRNPEVKCIMSTIGGYNSNSILPYIDI from the coding sequence ATGAAATTAAAGAAGGGAGATACAATAGCAATCTTTTCACCATCTACACCTATAACAAGTATATGTCCTAAAAGATTTCAAAGGGCAAAGAAGTATTTAGAAGGCAAAGGATTTAAAATAATTGAAGGAAATCTAACAGGTAAAAGTGATTTTTACAGATCAGGAAGTATTAAAAAAAGGGCAGCGAAGTTAAATGAGTTAATTAGGAATCCAGAGGTTAAATGCATAATGTCAACTATAGGTGGATACAATTCAAACTCGATTCTTCCATATATAGATATATAG
- the pflB gene encoding formate C-acetyltransferase, with the protein MINQWHGFKEGQWTEEINVRDFIKKNYTSYEGDDSFLKAPTKKTKHVWDKAYSLIIEEIKRGILDVETQKFSSIDNFEPCYLDKENETIIGFQTDSPLKRIMNPYGGMRMVEQSLEQYGFKMKDGLKEIFNEFRKTHNQGVFDSYSEETRVARHVGLLTGLPDAYGRGRIIGDYRRIALYGIDFLIEQKKSDFKNLKGNATENLIRLREEVSEQIRALEKIKDMASSYGIDISKPAKCAKDAMQFLYFGYLAGARENNGAAMSLGRTSTFMDIYIERDLKNGVITEEEAQEIIDQFVIKLRMIRHLRTPEYNELFAGDPNWITECIGGVSINGKPLVTKTSFRFLHTLTNLGPAPEPNMTVLWSEKLPTEFKKYCAKMSIETDSIQYENDDLMRPVYGDDYGIACCVSAMQMGRQMQFFGARANIAKALLYAINCGIDELKKESNGDLIKVVPNIPKINDEILNYTTVKENYFKVLEYVAELYVNTMNTIHYMHDKYAYESSQMCLHDTFVHRIMAFGIAGLSCVADSLSAIKYAKVKPIRNKDGITVSFEIDGDFPKYGNDDDRVDDIAVEIVKKFSSELKKHALYRNAEHTLSALTITSNVVYGKKTGSTPDGRQLGEALAPGANPMHGRDTHGALASLNSVAKIPYREWCQDGVSNTFSIVPNALGNDMDSRINNLVNIMDGYFSQGAFHLNVNVLSRETLIDAMEHPEKYPTLTIRVSGYAVHFNRLSKAQQLEVIKRTFHERI; encoded by the coding sequence ATGATTAATCAATGGCATGGGTTTAAAGAAGGTCAATGGACTGAGGAAATAAACGTAAGAGATTTTATCAAAAAAAACTATACTTCATACGAAGGTGATGATAGTTTTTTAAAAGCTCCTACAAAAAAAACTAAGCACGTTTGGGACAAAGCCTATTCCCTTATAATAGAAGAAATAAAAAGAGGCATTTTGGATGTTGAAACTCAAAAATTCTCATCTATAGACAATTTTGAGCCTTGTTATTTAGATAAAGAAAATGAAACTATAATAGGTTTTCAAACCGACTCTCCACTAAAGAGAATTATGAATCCTTATGGTGGAATGAGAATGGTTGAACAATCTTTAGAACAATATGGTTTTAAAATGAAAGATGGATTAAAAGAAATATTTAATGAGTTTAGAAAAACTCACAATCAAGGAGTTTTTGATTCCTATAGTGAAGAAACTAGAGTTGCAAGACACGTTGGACTTTTAACTGGTCTTCCTGATGCCTATGGACGTGGAAGAATTATAGGAGACTATAGAAGAATAGCCTTATATGGTATTGATTTCCTAATAGAACAAAAGAAAAGTGATTTTAAAAATTTAAAAGGAAATGCTACTGAAAATCTTATTAGGCTTCGTGAGGAAGTATCAGAGCAAATAAGAGCATTAGAAAAGATAAAAGATATGGCCAGTAGCTATGGTATTGATATATCTAAACCTGCTAAATGCGCTAAAGATGCTATGCAATTTTTATACTTTGGATATTTAGCTGGTGCAAGAGAAAATAATGGTGCTGCAATGTCTCTTGGTAGAACTTCAACTTTCATGGATATATATATTGAAAGAGATTTGAAAAATGGTGTAATTACAGAAGAAGAAGCTCAAGAGATAATTGATCAATTTGTTATAAAACTAAGAATGATCAGACATCTTAGAACACCTGAATACAATGAACTATTTGCAGGCGATCCTAATTGGATAACAGAATGCATAGGCGGAGTTTCTATAAATGGTAAACCTCTTGTTACTAAAACTTCTTTTAGATTTTTACACACATTAACTAACTTAGGTCCAGCTCCAGAACCTAATATGACAGTTCTTTGGTCTGAAAAATTACCAACAGAATTTAAAAAATATTGTGCTAAAATGTCTATAGAAACTGATTCTATACAATATGAAAATGACGATCTTATGCGTCCTGTATATGGTGATGATTATGGTATAGCTTGTTGTGTATCGGCTATGCAAATGGGACGTCAAATGCAATTCTTTGGAGCACGTGCAAACATTGCAAAAGCCCTATTATATGCAATTAATTGCGGAATAGATGAGCTTAAAAAAGAGTCTAATGGTGATCTAATTAAAGTAGTTCCAAATATTCCAAAAATAAACGATGAAATTTTAAATTATACTACTGTAAAAGAAAACTACTTTAAAGTTTTAGAATATGTAGCTGAATTATATGTAAATACTATGAATACAATTCACTATATGCATGATAAATATGCATATGAAAGCAGTCAAATGTGTCTTCATGATACATTCGTTCACAGAATAATGGCTTTTGGTATAGCGGGTCTTTCTTGTGTTGCTGACTCATTAAGTGCAATTAAATATGCAAAAGTTAAACCTATTAGAAATAAAGATGGTATAACTGTATCCTTTGAAATAGATGGAGATTTCCCTAAATACGGAAATGATGATGATAGAGTAGATGATATTGCTGTAGAAATTGTGAAGAAATTTTCAAGTGAACTTAAAAAACATGCTCTTTACAGAAATGCAGAACATACCCTATCTGCACTTACTATAACTTCTAACGTCGTATACGGCAAAAAAACAGGTTCAACTCCAGACGGAAGACAACTTGGAGAAGCTTTAGCACCTGGTGCAAACCCTATGCATGGAAGAGATACACATGGTGCCCTTGCATCTTTAAACTCTGTTGCAAAAATACCTTACAGAGAATGGTGCCAGGATGGAGTTTCAAATACATTCTCAATAGTTCCAAATGCTCTTGGAAATGACATGGATTCAAGAATAAATAACTTAGTAAATATAATGGATGGTTACTTCTCTCAAGGTGCATTCCACTTAAACGTAAATGTTCTCAGTCGTGAAACTTTAATAGATGCTATGGAACACCCTGAAAAGTATCCTACTTTAACTATAAGAGTTTCTGGGTATGCGGTTCATTTTAATAGATTATCGAAAGCTCAACAGTTAGAAGTAATAAAGAGAACTTTCCATGAAAGAATCTAA
- a CDS encoding DUF2809 domain-containing protein: MGLGLFSRKMNNDMPDFFKIYLGDSLWALMIFFGIAFIFKGMETKKVALISLAFCYLIEISQLYHARWIDNIRKTTLGGLILGYVFSWKDLIAYAIGIIVGIGIEILILNILVRNSTER; this comes from the coding sequence ATGGGTTTAGGGTTATTTTCAAGAAAAATGAATAATGATATGCCAGATTTTTTTAAAATATATTTAGGAGATTCACTATGGGCACTCATGATTTTCTTTGGTATAGCTTTTATTTTTAAAGGTATGGAAACAAAAAAAGTTGCATTAATATCACTAGCATTTTGTTATTTAATTGAAATAAGTCAGCTATATCATGCAAGGTGGATAGATAATATTAGAAAAACAACTTTGGGAGGACTTATTTTAGGGTATGTATTTTCATGGAAAGATTTAATAGCTTATGCTATTGGAATTATAGTAGGTATAGGTATTGAAATTTTAATATTAAATATTTTAGTAAGAAATAGCACAGAAAGATAA